In Tessaracoccus sp. MC1865, the DNA window TGGTGTGGCAGGTCGATTCCCTCGACGACTACCGCCGCGTCGTGGAGCCCTTCGTGCGGCAGGCCCTCGCCGACGGACGCCGCATCACTTATGTGCGCTACGGCGCCCACGCGCCCGTGGTGGACGATCCCGCCGTCGAGGTGGTCGAGATCGAGCCCGGAGGCGGTTTCGAGGCGTTCGCCACGGCGGTGCACACCATGGCCGCTGAGCGGGGCAGGCTCGCGTTCTACGTCTTCGACTGCCTCACGGATCTCCTGAGCGGGTGGCACTCGGACCTGGCCGTGGCCAACTTCTTCCAGGTCACCTGCCCCTTCCTCTACGAGTTGGACACCGTGGCCTACTTTCCGCTGGTGCGCGGCGAGCACACCTACGCCACGGTCGCCGCCATCCGCTCCACCACCCAGCTGCTGCTGGATCTCTACGGCGTCGACGACGAGCTGTACGTGCACCCCCTCAAGGTCTTCGGGCGCCACTCGCCCACGATGTTCTTCCCCCACGCGCTGCAGGGCGACGAGGCGCGGCCCATCACGTCGTCGGAGGCCTCCGCCCGGCTCTTCGCCCGGATGAGCGACACCTTCGACCCACCGGACCACTGGCAGTCGCTCGTGCAGACGGGCCGCAACGCGTTGCGCTCCGGGGACGAGGGCGAGGTGGCCGGCGCGAAGAGCCTGCTGCTCCGGATGCTCGTCGGCGGCGAGGGCCGGATGGTCGAGTTGGCCGAGGACTACCTCACCCTCGACGACCTGGTGGCCACCGCCTCCCGGGAGATCGGCACCGGCGCCATCGGCGGCAAGGCGCTGGGCATGCTCGTGGCCAGGGCGATCCTGGCGCGGCAACCCCAGTTCCGGGCGAAGATGGAGGCCCACGACTCCTTCTTCCTGGGCGCGGACCTCTGGTACACCTACGTGGTCGCCAACGGGTGGTGGCGGCTGTGGATGCAGCAGAAGACCCCCGAGGGCTACTTCAGCGCCGGTGCGGAACTCCACCAGAAGCTCCCCACCGGCCGCTTCCCGCCGTCGGTGCGGGACCACTTCATGCGGATGCTGGAGTACTTCGGGCAGTCGCCGATCATCGTGCGCAGTTCCTCGCTGCTGGAGGACAACTTCGGAAACGCCTTCGCCGGCAAGTACGAGTCGGTCTTCTGCGCGGGCCAGGGCTCGCCGGAAGACCGGTACCGGCGCTTCGAGGATGCGGTGCGCGCGGTGTATGCCAGCGTCATGAGCGCCGAAGCGCTCGAGTACCGCCGCGACCGTGGCCTCTCGCACCTCGACGAGCAGATGGCCGTCCTGGTGCAGCGTGTCTCCGGAGACCACCACGGCGACCTCTTCTTCCCCCACGCCGGCGGGGTGGGCAACTCGTCGAACCTCTACGTCTGGGAACCGGGGATCGACCTCGAGGCCGGGATGTTGCGCGTCGTGTTCGGCCTGGGCACCCGGGCCGTGGACCGCACCCACGAGGACTACGCCCGGATCGTCACCCTCGACGTGCCCAGCCGCCGGCCCATCGTCGAGGAAGGGATGGAGCGACGCTATTCCCAGCGCTACGTCGACGTGGTCTCCCTGAGTGCCAACGAACTGGTGACCGAGCCACTGCTCGACATGCTCAGTGGCGCGGCCGGAGACCCCGACGGGCGGGTCGGGGCCGACTGGTCGCTGTTCCTCACCCCGGACCGGGGGGCTCTGCGGCGCCTGCAGGAACTGGGCCGCTCCGCAACGCAACCACAGATGATCTGTGACCTGCAGGGGCTCCTCACCACCACGGACTTCGGCACCTTGATGCGGGGGGTGCTCGCCTCCCTGGCAGAGGCCTACGACTACCCGGTGGACATCGAGTTCACCCTCAACTTCCGCCCGGACGGCGACTACCGCTTCAACCTCGTGCAGTGCCGTCCGCTCCAGACCCGCGGCCTGGGCAAGGCGGTGCTGATGCCGGAAGTGGCCGACACCGCGGACTGCCTGTTCAGCTCGAACGGCACGTTCATGGGCGGCAACGTGCGGCTCCCGATCGGAGCCGTCGTCTACGTGCGCCCCAAGCGCTACCTCAGCCTGGGACACCAGGACCGCTACGCGGTGGCCCGGCTGGTCGGCCAGGCGACTCGGGCGCTGAAGGGGAAGGGCGTGATGGCCATCGGCCCCGGCCGGTGGGGGACCACCACGCCGTCGCTGGGGGTGCCGGTCTCGTTCTCGGAGATCGCCGCGGCAGACGCGCTCATCGAGTACACCTACCCGGACGCGGATTTCCATCCCGACCTCAGCTACGGCAGCCACTTCTTCCAGGACATCGTCGAGGGGGAGACGTTCTACGCCGCCATCTTCGACGGGCGGCCCGGCTACGTGTTCAACCACGAGAAGCTGACGACGCAACCCAACGAGATCCTCTCTATCGTGCCCAACGCGGACCCGGCCATCGCCGAGGTGGTGCACGTGGTGTCCAGGGAGTCGCTCGTGCTGTACTCCGACGTCGTGAACCAGCGGGTCTTCTGCTGCTGACCCGCAGCGGCGCCGTTAAGATCGGTTACCTGGAGCCGGAGCCGTCCGACGTTGGACGCCGCGGATCCACAGGAGGAACTGATGCTTCGTTTTGAGATCCGCACCGGGCCGGAGTTCGGCGATAACCCACCCGCATATCCCGAGACCGGACACGTGCCGGACTGGTACCGCGACGCGAAGCTGGGCTTCTTCATCCACTGGGGCCTCTACTCGGTGCCCGCCTGGGCAACTGCCCACGGGCCCGGGGGAGTGCCCGTCGAGGACGCCTACACCCACCACCAGTACGCGGAGTGGTACGGCAACACGGTGCGCATCGCCGGCAGCCCCACCTGGCTCCACCACCAGGCGGTCTACGGCACTGGCACCAGCTACGAGGACCTGGCGGACCACTGGCGCGCCGACCAGTTCGACGCCGACGACTTCGTCGGCCGCCTCGTCGACGCCGGCGCCCGCTACATCATCCCCACCTCCAAGCATCACGAGGGCTTCTGCCTCTGGGGCACGGGCACGACCGGTTTCAACGCCGTGCAGCGAGGCCCCCGCCGCGACCTGATCGCCGAACTGCACGACGCCACCCGCCGCGCCGGCGCCCGATTCGGGCTCTACTACTCCGGGGCGCTGGACTGGCACGTCTCAGACTTCCCGCCCATCGAATCCGATACCGACCTGTTCCGCTTCCGCCGCCACGACGAACTGTTCTCCCGCTACGCCGCCGCCCAGCTCGACGAGCTCGTGGAGCGGTTCGCGCCGGACGTGCTCTGGAACGACATCGAATGGCCCGACGGGGGCAAGGGGCATGAGGAATACGCCGTCGCCGCGCTACTCAAGCGGTACCTGGACCAGGTGCCCGACGGCGTTGTCAACGACCGCTGGGGGGTGCCCTATCACGGCTTCATCACCCGCGAATACATGGAGATCAACCACACCGTCGAGGTCCCCTGGGAAGCCACCCGCGGCCTCGGGTTCTCGTTCGGCTACAACCAGGCCGAGGGCTCGGAGCACACGCTCAGCGGTGCTGACCTCATCAGACTGCTCGTCGACGTGGTGGCCAAGAACGGCAACCTCCTCATCAACGTCGGCCCCCGCGCGGACGGCACCATCCCTGAGCTGCAGGCGGCGTCGATGGCGGCCCTCGGCGGCTGGCTGCGGAGCTACGGCGACGCCATCTACGGCACCCGCCCCTGGGTGCGTTTCGGCGACGGGGATGTTCGCTACACGCAAAAAGCGGACACGATCTACGCGCTGCTGGACCCGTCGCCCGGCGAACTCCACATCCCCCACGAGCTCGCCGGAGCGCGACTCAGGTGGCTCGGCGCCGACGGTGAAGTCACCGTCTCAGCGGGCGACTGGGTGTCGGTTCCCCACGTGATCAGGGACGAGCCGGTGGTGGTCGCGGCCATGGAAGGCATTCCGGTGCGGGCGGGCTAGCCGTTAGGCTGACGCCCATGTTCCAAAAGGTATTGGTCGCCAACCGCGGCGAGATCGCAGTGCGCGCCTTCCGTGCAGCCTACGAACTCGGCTACCGCACCGTCGCAGTGTTCCCCTACGAGGACCGCAACGCCGATCACCGCGTGAAGGCGTCGGAGTCGTACCTCATCGGGGAGGAGGGCCACCCGGTCCGCGCCTACCTGAGCATCGACGAGATCATCCGGGCGGCCAAGGAATCCGGCTCCGACGCGATCTACCCCGGCTACGGCTTCATGTCGGAGAGCCCTGACTTCGCCAAGGCCTGCGAGGCGAACGGGATCACCTTCATCGGGCCCTCGTCCGACGTGCTCGCCATGGCCGGCAACAAGGTGCGCGCCATCGAGGCCGCCAAGAAAGCCGGCGTGCCGGTCCTCAACTCCTGCCCTCCGTCCACAGACGTCGAGGTGCTCAAGAAGGCGGCCGACGAGATCGGCTTCCCCGTGTTCGTGAAGGCCGTGGCCGGCGGCGGTGGCCGCGGTATGCGCCGCGTCGACGACCCCAGCAAGATCGCCGACGAGGTGGCCGCCGCCATGCGCGAGGCCGAGGCCGCGTTCGGTGACCCCACCGTCTACATCGAGCAGGCGGTCGCCGCCCCCCGTCACATCGAGGTGCAGATCCTCGCGGACGGCGAGGGCAACATCGTCCACCTCTTCGAGCGGGACTGCTCCATCCAGCGCCGCCACCAGAAGGTCATCGAGATGGCCCCGGCGCCGTTCATCTCTGAGGAACTGCGCCAGGCGCTGTGCCGCGACGCCGTGAAGTTCGCCGAATCCATCAACTACTTCTGCGCCGGCACCGTCGAGTTCCTCGTCGAGACCGACGGGCCCCGCGCCGGTGAGCACGTGTTCATCGAGATGAACCCGCGCATCCAGGTGGAGCACACCGTCACCGAAGAGATCACCGACGTGGACCTGGTGCAGGCGCAGATGCGCATCGCCAACGGCGAGACGCTCGAGCAGATCGGCATCCGTCAGGACGAGCTGCAGATCCGCGGCGCCGCCCTCCAGTGCCGCATCACGACGGAGGACCCGCTCAACTCCTTCCGCCCGGACACCGGCCTGATCACCGCGTACCGCTCGGCCTCCGGCGCAGGTATCCGCCTCGACGGCGGCACCACCGGCACCGGCGTCGAGATCAGCCCCCACTTCGACTCGCTGCTGGTCAAGCTGACCGCCCGCGGCCGCGACCTGAAGATGGCCATCGCCCGCGCCCAGCGCGCCCTGGCCGAGTTCCGTGTCCGCGGCGTGGCCACCAACATCCCGTTCCTGCGCGCAGTGCTGGAGGACGCCGACTTCCTGGCGGGGCCGGTCACCACCAACTTCATCGACGAGCGCCCCTACCTGCTCAACGCCCGCACCCCGGCAGACCGGGCCACCAAACTGCTGCGCCACATCGCCGAGGTCACGGTCAACAAGCCGCACGGCGACGCGCCCACCACGCTGGACCCGGGCGACAAGCTGCCGAAGGTGGACCTCAACGGGGGAGTCCCAGACGGCTCCCGTCAGCGCTTGCTGGCGCTCGGCGCCGCCGGGTTCGCCAAGGAACTGCGCGACGCGGTGCCCGTGCGGGTCACGGACACCACCTACCGCGACGCGCACCAGTCGCTGCTGGCCACCCGCGTCCGCACGCGTGACCTGCTGCGCATCGCCCCGACGCAGGCCCGCCTGCTGCCGGAGATGTTCTCCGTCGAATGCTGGGGCGGAGCCACCTACGACGTGGCGCTGCGCTTCCTGGGCGAAGACCCGTGGGAGCGGCTCGCCACGCTGCGTGAAGCAATGCCGAACCAGAACCTGCAGATGTTGCTGCGCGGCCGCAACACCGTCGGCTACACGCCGTACCCCACGGAGGTGACGCAGGCCTTCGTCGCCGAGGCAGCCGCCACCGGCATCGACATCTTCCGCATCTTCGACGCGCTCAACGACGTGGAGCAGATGCGCCCCGCGATCGAAGCGGTGCACACCACCAACTCGGTGGCCGAGGTGGCGCTGTGCTACACCTCGAACCTGCTGGACCCCAACGAGAAGATCTACACGCTCGACTACTACCTCCGCCTGGCGGAGAAGATCGTCGACGCAGGTGCGCACATCCTGGCCATCAAGGACATGGCCGGGCTGCTGCGCCCAGAGGCGGCCCGCCGCCTGGTCACCGCGCTCCGGGAACGTTTCGACCAGCCCGTGCACCTGCACACCCATGACACCACGGGCGGCCAGATGGCCACCCTCATGGCGGCCATCGACGCGGGGGTCGACGCCGTCGACGTGGCGAACTCGGCGCTCAGCTCCACCACCTCGCAGCCGCCGATGTCGGCTCTTCTGATGGCGCTGGACCAGACGGAGCGCCAGACCGAACTCGACGCGCAGGCCGTGCTGAACCTCGAGCCCTACTGGGAGGCCGTGCGCAACCTGTACAAGCCGTTCGAGTCCGGCCTTCCCGCGCCCACCGGCCGCGTCTACTCGCACGAGATCCCGGGTGGTCAACTGTCGAACCTGCGCCAGCAGGCCATCGCGCTCGGCCTCGGCGAGAAGTTCGAGCAGATCGAGAACATGTACGAGGCTGCAGACAAGATCCTCGGCCGGCCCATCAAGGTGACCCCGTCGTCGAAGGTGGTGGGCGACCTCGCGCTGCACCTCGTCGCCGTCGGTGCAGACCCGAAGGCGTTCGAAGAGGACCCGCAGAACTTCGACATCCCGGATTCCGTGATCGGCTTCCTCGGCGGCGAACTCGGCGAACCCGCCGGCGGCTGGCCTGAGCCGTTCCGCACCAAGGCGCTGGGGGGTCGCAAGGTCCCCGTCCGCGTCACCGAGGTGTCCGAGGAAGACCTGGCGCTGCTGGAGAACGAGGGGCGTGAGCGTCAGGAGACGCTCAACCGGCTGCTGTTCCCCGGCCCCACGAAGGCGTTCATCCAGGCCCGCGAAGACTTCGGCGACATCTCCGTGCTGCCCACCGTCCCATACCTCTACGGCATGGAACGCGGCAAGGAATACGCCATCACGCTGGAGAAGGGCGTCACGCTGCTGGCCGGTCTGGAGGCCATCTCCGAGCCCGACAAGCGCGGCAAGCGCACCGTCATGACGCTGCTGAACGGCCAGATCCGGCCGGTGCGGGTGCGTGACCTCTCGATCAAGTCGGAGGTCGCGGCGGCTGAGAAGGCGGACACCTCGAACAAGGGCCACGTGGCCGCACCCTTCAGCGGCGTAGTGACGCCGTCGGTGGGTGAGGGCGACGTCGTTGAGGCGGGGGCGCCGGTGGCCACGATCGAGGCGATGAAGATGGAGGCCTCCATCAACGCCCCGGTGAGCGGTACCGTCCGTCGCGTCGTGCTGCCGGGCGCCACCCAGCTCGAGGGCGGCGACCTCGTCCTGGTGATCGACGCCAGCTGACGGGCTCGGCCGTTGGGCCCTGCGGCCGGTTCCGCAGGTGATGGGAGGGGCCCTCCCGCCCATGCCGGGGTCCCGACGCGCGTGGGTTTTGTCGGCGGGGTGTTGGCGTCGGGACTCCGACAACGCCCACCTAACCCGTCGGGCCCCTCCCATCTCCTGCTGTGGGCTGGCTGTTGCCGTTGGTTGGGGGTGGCCGGCGGTGGTCACTTGCGGCCGGTTCCGCAGGTGATGGGAGGGGCCCTCCCGCCCATGCCGTAGTCCCGACGCGCGTGGGTTTTGTCGGCGGGGTGTTGGCGTCGGGACTCCGACAACGCCCACCTAACCCGTCGGGCCCCTCCCATCTCCTGCTGTGAGCTGACTGTTGCCGTTGGTGGGGGTGGCCGGCGGTGGTTGCTTGCGGCCGGTTCCGCAGGTGATGGGAGGGGCCCTCCCGCCCATGCCGGGGTCCCGACGCGCGTGGGTTTTTTCGGCGGGGTGTTGGCGTCGGGACTCCGACAACGCCCACCTAACCCGTCGGGCCCCTCCCATCTCCTGCTGTGAGCTGGCGGCTGCCGGTGGTCGTTGGGGGATCAGTGCGGGTGGGTCCGGGGCCCTTCGGGTGCGGCTACGAGTCGGTGCCCACGACGGCGACATCCAGCCGCTCGTCCGAGGCCACAGCCTCGAGCACCGCGACGACGGGCTGCAGCCAGGAGCGCGCCTCGTCGCTGAGTTCCGGGTTGGTCAGCACGCGTCGGTAGTCCTCCAGGGCCTCGACGGCGTGCACCCGCTTCGCGTAGCCCACCACCTGGCCGGGGAGCGGCCGCAGCGGCACGGCCAACTGGCGGTCCGCCAACGAACGCAGCGAGTAGTCGCTGTTCAGGCCGCCGCGGGCGAGGTCCCATTCAACCCTGTCGAAGGTCTCCGCGTCCCACGGGATGTCGCGACGGGCGGCCGACAACTCGTCGAGCCAGGCCTGGAACAGGTGCCAGCTGGGGGCCATGCGGTCCGGCGGAATGTAGGCGCCGGTGAGCAGCGCGTCGACATCCGTGCGCTGCGGCAGCGACGGGTCGACCTCGTTGGCCGGATCACGCCGCATCAGGGGCCCGAACCAGTGCCGACGCGACGGCTGGGGGGCCGCGAAACGCTCGGCGGCGACCGCGCGCAGGCGCTCGGCCAGAGGCGCCGGAGCGCGGAAGATGTCGCGCACCTCATCGATCGAGATCGCGTAGACGACGAGCCGGTGCATGCTTCCACGTTATCCCGCGCGTAGTATCAACGCAGTGAATCCGAGAAGTCGTCGCCTGATAGTCACGGGGGTCCTGGTGGCCCTCGTGTTGCTTGCTGTCGCCAGCGCCGTGTGGGGCGGCCAGCTGTGATCACCGGTGACGCCCTATGCTGGGCGGTCTGATGAACATCCTCGTCCGTAGCGCAGCAGCCTCGCTGGCCGGCGGCCTGGCGCTCGCCACGGCCGTGCTGCCGGCATCCGCAGAGGACGTCACCATCCCCGAGAACGCAGCCCCGCTGGTGGGCATGGCCTACGACCCCAGCAACGAGGAACTCTGGCTCGCCGGCGCAGACGCGGACCAGGGAACGCTGGTCGACGCCACGGGCGAGAAGGAAGTCACGTTCACCGCAGACCTCGTCTCGGTGCAGGCACTGTCCTGGTCCGGCGACAGGCTCTGGGTCGGCGACATCGGAGACCCCAGGAGCACCCGCGACACCATCGTCGTTTACCGCCTCGGCTCCACCGACGGCGGGCGCACCACGTACCACGCCTACGACTTCCAGTATGAGGACGAACCGCAGGACGCGCAGGCGATGCTGATCTCCGGCCGCGGCAACATCTACATCGTCACGGCCGGCGACGCCCCGGGCATCTACCGCGTGCGCGGCGACATCAGCCGCGAGAACATGAACACCCTCGTGCGGGTTCAGGACGCGCCTGAGGGCGTGACCGACGGCGTCTTCCTCAGCGACGGCTCCACCATGGCGCTGCGCACCACCACCGGCATCGAGTACATCGACGCCCTGCGGTGGGAACCGCTCGTCACCGACACGATCGTCGGGGCCCCGGAGGGCGAATCCATCGCGAGGGGCGCCGACGACGAACTCTTCGTCGGCGGCAACCCCGCCGTGCGCGTCAGCGAGGTGCCCGGTGAGGACGTGACGACCACCGTGGCGCCGCAGGTGGCGGAGTCGCCGTCGGCAGAGCCGTCCACGACGGCGCCGACTGCCACGGGGAGCGCGGAACCCGCCGCCCCCGAACCCGCCGCTGAAGAGGGCCCGGCGAGGGCCGGCACCATCACGGCGTTGGCGCTGGCCGCGGCCGTGGCGCTCGCCGCCGGCGTCGTCACCTACCTCTGGCGCAACTGACTTACAACCGCTCGATCACGTAGTCGAGGCACGCGGTGAGCGCCTCCACGTCGTCGGGGTCAACCGACGCATAGCAGCCGACGCGCAGCTGGTTGCGGTTCAGCGCCCGGTACGGATCCACGTCGCGGATGCCGTTGTCGCGCAGCGCTGCGATGACCGTGGCTGCGTTGACGCTCTCGTCCAGGTCGATCGTTGCGACGACGGGGGAGCGGTGCGCCGGGTCCGTCACGAACGGCGACGCGAAGCTGCGCGCTTCGGCCCAGTCATACAGCGTCTGGCTGGAGCGGCGGCAGCGCGCCGCGACCTCCGCCATCCCGCCGAGGTCCAGCATCCATTGGATCTGGTCCTCGAGCAGCAGCAGCGTGGCCAGCGCGGGGGTGTTGAGCGTCTGGTTCTTCCGCGAGTTGCTGACCGCGGTGCTGAAATCCAGGATTTCGGGGATGTAGCGCCCCCCGGCCTTGATCCGCTCCGCCCGCTCGACGGCAGCGGGTGAGGCGAACGCGAGCCAGAGCCCGCCGTCGGAGGAGAAGTTCTTCTGCGGGGCGAAGTAGTAGACGTCCGTCTCCGAGATGTCGGCGTCGATGCCGCCGGCGGCCGAGGTGGCGTCGATCAGCACGATGGAATCCGGGTCGCCACGGCGCACGACGGGGGCCGCCGCGCCGGTTGAAGTCTCGTTCTGCGCCCAGGCGTGGACATCCGAGTCGCGGCTCTCGGGCAGCGCGACGCCGCCCACGGGGGCCTCGAAGATCGCCGGGTCGTCCAGGTGCGGGGCGCGCGACGCGGCGCGGGCGAACTTGCGGGTGAACTCGCCGAAGACGCCGTGGGCCGAGCGCTGCTCGATCAGCGAGAAGACGGCCATGTCCCAGAACAGGGTGGAGCCGCCGTTGCCGAGCACCACCTCGTAGCCGTCGGGCAGGCGGTACAGCTCGGCCAGGCCCGCCTGAATGGTGGCGACCAGTTCGCGGACCGGGGCCTGACGATGCGAGGTGCCCATGATGTCGGAGCGCAGGCCCAGGTAGTCGAGGGCCTCGGGGCGAACCTTCGCCGGGCCGGAGCCGAACCGGCCGTCGAGCGGGAGCAGATCGTCGGGGATCATCATGGGGGCAATCTTCTCATCTCACCCGACCTGCACATTTCGGGGATCCATGTTCAGGGCCGCGAAACGAGTGGTGTTGGATGGAACCATGGCCGTTACGCAGATCAAGGTTGCCCACGCAGTCACTCCCGAAGGCGTCGTCGACGACGCGGTCCTCACCGTCGACGGTGACCGCATCGTCTCCGTCGAATCCGGTGGCGGGGGAGAGGGCGCCCTCTGGGCAGTCCCGGGATTCGTCGACTCGCACTGCCACGGGGCCGTCGGTGTCGCCTTCGGCAACCCCGACCGAGAGGCCAACCTGCGGGCCGTCGACTACCACCGCAAGCAGGGCTCCACCACGGTGTTCGCCTCGACGGTGACCGAACCCATCGAGAAGCTCGAGGCGCAGTTGGCCGTCCTGAAGGAACTGGTGGAGGCCGGCGAACTGGGCGGCATCCACCTGGAGGGGCCGTTCCTGGCCGAGGCCAAGAAGGGCGCCCACGACCCCGCGCTGCTGCGCGACCCTGATCCGGAATCCGTCGAGCGCCTCATCGCCGCCGGCGGCGACGCCCTGAAGATGATCACGCTCGCCGTCGAACGCGACCACGGCGAGGAAGCCACCCGCCGCTTCGTGGAGGCCGGGGTCCATGTCGCCTTCGGCCACTCGGATGCCGATGACGTGACCACCGCGGAATCCATCGAGTGGGGCGCCGACATCGCCACCCACCTGTTCTCCGCCATGCGCTCCATCCACCACCGCGAGCCCGGCCCCGTGCCGGTGCTGCTCTCCGACGAGCGCGTGATGGTGGAGCTGATCTGCGACGGCATCCACCACGCCCCGGTGATCGCCGCCATGTCCATCGACGCCGCCGGACCCGGCCGCGTCGCGCTGGTGACCGACGCCATGAGCGCCACCGGCATCGGCGACGGCAACTACCTCCTCGGTGAGCTCGAGGTGGCGGTCAAGGACGGCACAGCCCGCCTCGTGACCACCGATGGCAGCCAGGGCGCCATCGCCGGCTCCACCCTGACCATGGCCCGCGCCTTCGAGTTCGTCGTGCAGGAGGTCGGCGTCTCGATCCCCGACGCGGCGCTCATGGCGTCGACCACCCCAGCGAAGTGGCACGGCGTGCCGGACGTCGGCGAACTCGCGCCCGGGAAGTTCGCGGACGTGTGCCTCGTGGACGACGACGGCGTGCTGAGGGGCGTGCTGCGCCGCGGCGAGTGGATCGTCGCCTCCCAGGCCGGTTGAGGGGCCCAAGCCGCGGCGCCAGGCTTCCCGCAACCACGCCGGGGCTAGGATGGCCGGGGAAAGGGGGTGGCGATGAGTGACCTGATCGACACCACGGAGATGTATCTCCGCACGGTGTATGAGCTGCTCGAAGAGGGGATCCCGCCGCTTCGGGCCCGCATCGCTGAGAGACTCCACCAGTCCGGTCCCACCGTCTCGCAGACCGTGGGGCGGATGGAACGAGACGGACTCCTCGTCGTCGACGAGGACCGCACCATCAAGCTGACGCGCACCGGCGCCAAGCTCGCGCGCGACGTCATGCGCAAGCACCGCCTCGCTGAATGCCTGCTCACGGAGGTCATCGGCCTCGAGTGGGAGAAGGTGCACGACGAGGCCTGCCGTTGGGAGCACGTCATCTCCCTGGACGTGGAGAAGCGCCTGGTCGCGATCCTCGATTCCCCCACCCACTCGCCCTACGGCAACCCCATTCCCGGGCTGCACGAACTCGGCATCGACGTGCACCACCAACCGTTCCGCGAAGGCGCGGACCCGCTCACCGACATGGTGACCGAGGAACCGCAGCGGTTCGTGCTGCAACGCATGAGCGAGAACCTCCAGGCCG includes these proteins:
- a CDS encoding metal-dependent transcriptional regulator produces the protein MSDLIDTTEMYLRTVYELLEEGIPPLRARIAERLHQSGPTVSQTVGRMERDGLLVVDEDRTIKLTRTGAKLARDVMRKHRLAECLLTEVIGLEWEKVHDEACRWEHVISLDVEKRLVAILDSPTHSPYGNPIPGLHELGIDVHHQPFREGADPLTDMVTEEPQRFVLQRMSENLQADAHSLGLLARTGFGPDTPFEAVRIGDMVHITVGEAAVDVPVHTAELLFVSPE